Genomic DNA from Micavibrio sp. TMED2:
CTATCGTGATCCGGCCAGCCTCAAGCCCCATCCGCGCAATACCCGCACTCATTCCAAAGCGCAGATCGAACAGATCGCACAATCGATCCGCAGCTTTGGCTTTACCAACCCGATCCTGATCGATGAGCAGAATGAGATCATTGCCGGCCATGGCCGGTTGTTGGGTGCCAAGGCTTGCAGTCTGACGCAGGTACCGGTCATTCAGCTTAGTGATCTCTCCGAGGTTCAGAAGCGTGCCTTGCGGATTGCGGATAACAAGATTGCGCTCAATGCCGGCTGGGACCGTGATTTGCTGGTGGCCGAGCTGGGCGAGATCCAGACCATGGATCTGGATTTTGATCTGACCCTGACCGGGTTTGAGACCGGTGAGATCGACGTGCTTCTGGATAGTGTTGGCCAGGATGAGGAGCCGCCAGTCCCGGAGGCGGCTGTAGTGCCGCGTGCGAGGCTGGGTGATGTCTTTGCGCTGGGCGATCATCGCTTGGGCTGTGGTGATGCCCGTGATGCCGGGTTCCTGCAGCAGGTAATGGGGCAGGGGCACCAGGTCGCAGCTGCGTTCATGGANCCGCCTTATAATGTNCCGATCAATGGTTTTGTGAATGCCCGTGGNNGGCATCAGGAGTTTGCCATGGCCTCGGGTGAGATGAGTGAAGCTGAGTTCCGAAGCTTCCTGACCGAAACCCTCTCGGTCGCCGCNNNTGNNTCAAAGAATGGGGCNGTTCANTTTGTCTGTATGGATTGGCGCCATATGGATGATCTCAGCCATGTGGGTGACGCGGTCTATGGCGATCTTCTGAACTTGTGTGTCTGGAACAAATCCAATGCCGGGATGGGNTCGCTTTATCGCTCCAAGCATGAGNTGGTGTTTGTGTTCAGGGTTGGTGACAAGCCGCACTTCAATGCGGTTGAGCTGGGCAAGCATGGTCGCCATCGCAGTAATGTCTGGGACTACGCCTCGGTCAATACCTTCCAGAAGAGCCGGGCCGCTGATCTGGCCCTGCATCCGACGGTCAAGCCGATCGCGCTGGTTGAGGATGCGATCAAGGATGTAACCCGGCGGGGTGAACGGGTACTGGATCTGTTTACCGGATCCGGCACGACCTTGCTGGCAGCAGAGCGTGCGGGTCGCCAGTTTGTNGGGCTGGAGATTGATCCGGCTTATGTCGATATCGCAATCGAGCGCTGGGAGCAGATGACGGGCCAGATCGCCAAAAAGCTGGAGCTTGCCGATGCGTGATTTCAGCGANGAGTATATGGNGCCTTNTCCCGAACTTCTGGAGACCGGGTCTGATGATGANGATGACGCTGGTCACAAACCGAGAAAGCGTCGGACCCGCCAATCCAAACAACAGCTTCTGGCGCTGGAGCTATCCCCCATAGAGGTGATGCTGGATGAGCCGATCCAAAAGGCTGATGGCGCTGCGCTCAGCATCGATGATGCGCTGATGTACAAGACGGTGCAGGATGCGCTTGCAGGTAAGCGGACCGCAATCAAGGAGGTTATACACGCCCTGATTGAGCGTGAGGAGCTCAGGGTTGAGCTGCGGGCAAAACATATCAAGCCAGCCCCTCTGCAGATTGTTGTGGAGACAGAGCCGTTCAATGCGTATCGGGCCATGGATGTCCTGGGCATTATGCTTCGGGTGGAAGAGCCGGGGTATGACTATCTCCTTAACAGGCTGGACAGTTGGGTGATTGAGGCGGCAATGGCCCGTCGGCGGACGGCTGGTGCGCTATCAGACACTGAGATGAATGCAGTCCGGTCGGCCGCAATTGACCCGAAACTCCCGGTTATTGAAGCGGAGTACGATGACTGATAGCGGCGCTTCAACCGATAATGGCGCCTATGCCGGTTATGGTGCGCCGCCAGCGCATGGGCGTTTCTGCAAGGGGCAGAGCGGCAACCCGCGCGGTCGTCCCAGGAAGCCGCCATTCGAGTTGCCGTATGATGCTGTATTCAATGCCAGCATTACGGTCATGCAGAACGGGCAGCCAAAGCAGGTGACAGTGGAAGAGGCTTTGATCCTGAAGATCAAGAAAGACGCACTCACTGGCACAGCACGGGCAACAACGGATCTGCGCAAGCTCCTGGCGATCGGGCCCAAGGTCAGGCAGGCCCGTCAGGCGGGTGTCCCTGACAAATTTCATATCCGGACAACGGAGGTGAACAGCATCGGTGAGGCAATAAGCGCGCTGCGGATTGTAAAGAAGTTTGATCCCTACGGGCCAAACTGCCGATACATGCTGGAGCCATGGATTGTGCAGCTGGCACTTAACCGTTTGGGCAATAGGCAGCTATCGGTTGAAGATCAGCAGCAGGTCTATGCCAGCACGAGAACCCCGCATAAGGTCGACTGGCCAGACTGGTGGGTTATTAAGCGGGGTTAGAGCTGTGGCTTTTGTCATCGTCTGAATGGCCTAACATAAAATAACTGCACCAATGACAATGATGCAAAAAATAACCCTTGAATTTATTGGTCTGAGGTGCATATTATGCATCATGATTGATGATGCGCCATATATCTGTGAGCTAAGTGAGATCGCCGAGGTTGCTGCAGGGTATCCTATTCGCGGCTCCGTGGAGTCGCTGCCTGAAGGCGAAGTCGGTGTGATCCAGCTTCGAAATGTGGATGCCGATCAGGCGATCCGATGGGGCGAGATCTATAAAGCCGATATCCCGCGAAAGAGAACGCAAAAGCGGCTGGATGAGCGATCAGTGCTTTTCAGTGGTCGCGGGCTAAACATTTATGCATTGAGCATTGGTCAAACGCCATTTCCAGCTGTGGCCTCGCCGCATTTCTTTGTGATTTATTGCACAAGCGATCTTCTAATCCCGTCCTTTCTTGCTTGGCAGCTGAATCAAGCGCCTGCGCAAAATTACTTTCGGTCGGTTTCGGCAGGCTCCGCCCAAAAGAGTGTGCGGCGTCGTGATCTGGAAATGCTGGAAGTCTCCGTTCCGTCCCTGTCCAAACAAGAAGCTATTTTGAATCTGTGGCGCACCGCTCAAAAGGAGCGCGAAGCGTTGCGCGCCATCGAGGCGTGTCGCATGCATCAACTTGAAGCGGTTGCAAACGATCTCCTCTCCAGCCGTCAGGAAAGAGCCAAATGACCACTGCCATCAAGCAAGAAGAAATCAATAAAGCCGTTTGGTCAGCCTGCGACACCTTTCGCGGTACCGTCTCTGCCGATATCTATAAGGACTATGTCCTGACCATGCTGTTCCTGAAATATATCAGCGATGTGTGGCAGGATCATTATGACCGATACAAAGGCGAATATGGCGATGAGCCCGAGCTGATCGCTGAGATGATGAAGTCTGAGCGCTTCATCCTACCTGAGAGCGCCAACTTTTATACCCTTCACAAGCGCCGTCATGAGGCGGGAAATGGTGAGCGCATCGATAAAGCGCTGCACGCCATCGAAGAGGCTAATATCGGCAAGCTGCGTGATGTTTTCCAGGATATCAGCTTCAATTCGAACAAGCTGGGTGAGGAAGCCCAGAAGAACGAGCTGCTCAAAGACCTACTCGAAGACTTCGCCAAAGACACCCTCAATCTGCGCCCGTCGCGCATCGGCAAGCTCGATATCATCGGCAACGCTTATGAGTATCTGATCAAGCAATTCGCGGCGGATTCAGGGCGTAAAGCCGGTGAGTTTTATACCCCACCGGAAGTATCCGAACTCATGGCAGAGCTAGTGGACCCGAAGGAAGGCGATGCGATCTGCGATCCAACCTGCGGCTCCGGCTCGCTTTTGATGAAATGCGGTCGGCTGATCCAACAGCGCTTTGAGGGCTCTAAGAAATACGCTCTCTACGGTCAAGAAGCCATTGGCAGCACCTGGGCGCTCGCCAAAATGAACATGTTTCTGCATGGCGAGGACAATCACCGGATTGAGTGGGGCGACACGATCCGTAACCCAAAACTCCTCGATGGCGAGGACCGGCTCCAGCATTACGATATTGTTGTCGCAAACCCGCCTTTTAGCCTCGACAAATGGGGGCATGGCAGCGCAGAGGCCGACAGGTTCAGCCGCTTCCGGCGCGGTATTCCGCCCAAGACCAAGGGCGATTATGCATTCATCCTGCACATGATCGAAACCATGAAGCCTAAGACAGGCCGCATGGCGGTGGTCGCCCCCCATGGCGTGTTGTTCCGGGGATCGTCGGAGGGGAAAATCCGCAAACAACTGGTCGATGAAAACCTCCTCGATTGCGTGATCGGCCTGCCGGAAAAACTGTTTTACGGCACTGGCATCCCGGCAGCCATCCTTGTGCTGAAAAAGCAGAAGGCTGACAACAAGGTCCTGTTCATCGATGCCAGCCGCGAGTTCCAATCCGGCAAGAACCAAAACCAACTATCCGATGACAACATCAAAAAGATCATCGAAACCTATCAGGCGCGCGAGACTGTCGACAAATATGCCTATCTCGCCACGCCGGACGAGATCGCCGAGAACGACTATAACCTCAACATCCCGCGTTATGTGGACACGTTTGAGGAAGAGGAAGAAATCGACCTGATGGCGGTGCGCGCTGAGCGTGAGAAGCTGAAGGCTGAGCTGGCCGAGCTTGAGACTAAAATGGACGGCTACCTCAAAGAGCTGGGGTATCTCTGATGAGCCAGGCCGAGCCGCCAAAGGGTGAGCTGATCCTCTATCAGACCGAGGATGGTGAGAGCCAGATCCAGCTCCGTGCCCTGGACGGGACCGTCTGGCTGACCCAGGCCGAGATTGCCGAGCTGTTCGACACCACGAAGCAGAATGTCAGCCTGCATCTCAAAAATATATTCGAAGACAGCGAGTTAGACGAGGATTCAGTTGTCAAGGAATCCTTGACTACTGCCGCCGATGGCAAGGGCTATCGGACAAAGATCTATAATCTCGAAGCGATACTCGCCATTGGCTTCCGCGTCCGCTCCCCGCGCGCGACCCAGTTCCGGCGCTGGGCCAACACGGCGTTGCGCGAGTATCTGGTGAAGGGCTTCGTCATGAATGACGAGCGCTTGAAAGACCCGGACGCGGATTATTTCGAAGAGCTGCTCGCCCGCATCCGCGACATTCGCTCCTCGGAAAAACTGTTCTACAAAAAGGTGCTGGAGATTTACGCGACCAGCATCGATTACGACCCGAGCGATGAGGCATCCCAGCGGTTTTTCCAGACGGTGCAGAACAAGATGCATTGGGCAGCCCACGGCCATACGGCGGCGGAGATTGTGGTCAAACGCGCCGACGCGGCCAAGGATCACATGGGCCTCACCGCCTGGGCCAACCAGTCAAAGGGCGGCCCACCACGCAAAGCCGACGCCGTTATCGCCAAAAATTATCTGAACCAAGAAGAGATCGAAGCGCTGAACCGCATCGTCACCGCCTATCTGGAATTTGCCGAGGTTCAGGCGATGAACCGTAAGCCCATGACCATGGGCGACTGGATCACCAAGCTGGACGATTTCCTCAAACTCGGCGACCGCGATGTCCTCACCCATGCGGGCAAGGTCACGGCCAAGCTGGCGAAGGACAAAGGCAGCGCGGAATACGAACGCTGGCACACCCGCGCCATCAACGCCCCCAGCCCGGTGGAGGAGCATTTCATCGATGCTATAAACAAAACCAAAAAGCTCGAAGCCGCCAAGCCGAAGGCAACGCGCAAGCGTTCAATCAAGAAGGGTACTGAGGAATGATTCCAGAAGGCTGGAAAGAAAGGCCGCTTTCACAACTCGTTTCGCGTCTGGATGCGGGTGTGAGCGTCAATTCAGGAGATCGACAGTCTGACGGGGTTGAGCCTGGCATTCTCAAAACGAGCTGCGTATCCAATGGAGTGTTCCGACCGCAAGAAAACAAAGTAGTCAATTCAGAAGTGGAAATCATTCGCCTAGCCGAGTCCGTTAAGGCGGGAAGTATAATAATCAGCCGAATGAACACACCGGCTTTGGTCGGCGCAAACGCACTAATCAAAAGAGACTTTCAATATCTTTTCCTGCCTGATCGCCTTTGGCAGGCAAAGCCTAGAAATTCCAAAGTAGATATGCCGTGGCTCGCCTACTATCTTGGAAGTCCACGTGGCAGACATGCACTCTCTGCAGGTGCGACTGGCACTAGTGGTAGTATGAAGAATATCTCGAAATCCGATGTATTTGCTATTCGATTGCTTGTTCCACCGCTTTCCGAGCAAAAGCGGATTGCAGAGATTTTGTCGACCTGGGACCGGGCGATTGAGACGACCGAGAAGCTGATCGCCAACAGCGAAGCGCAAAAAAAAGCGCTCATGCAACAACTCCTAACCGCCAAAAAACGCCTCCCGGGTTTCAGTGGGGAGTGGAAAGCAGTCGCTTTTAATGAGCTATTCGAGCGCGTGCGCGATAAAAATGTTGAGCTCAACGAAAATGTCTTAACGATCTCAGCCCAACATGGCTTGGTAAGCCAAACCGAATATTTCAAAAAGAGTGTAGCGGGTAGAGATCTGTCGGGATACACGCTGATCAAGCAGGGTGATTTTGCTTATAACAAAAGCTATTCAGCTGGTTACCCTATGGGCGCGATAAAGCCGCTTGAGCATTATCACAAGGGGATTGTGTCCAGCCTATACATCTGTTTTCGGGTTCTGGGACGATCGGCTCATCATGATTTTTATCGGCATTATTTTGAAGGAAGTTATTTCAATAAAGAGATTTACGGGATCGCCCAGGAGGGCGCACGCAACCATGGCTTATTGAATGTAAGTGTAACTGACTTCTTCAGTGCTCGAATTGTAGCGCCCCAGATTGAAGAGCAAAAAGCAATAGCATCTGTAATAAACGCTGCCGAGCATGAGATCATCAAGCTAGAAACACTTTGCCGTGACTTAAAAGCAGAAAAATCGGCCCTGATGCAGCAACTCTTGACCGGCAAGCGCCGCGTCAAACTCGATAAGGAGGTCGAAGCGACATGAAGTTTGGATTGTTTTTTGGCGCAGGCGCGGAAGTTGGTTACGGCCTGCCCTTGGGTGGGAAGTTCGCGATTGATCTCTTTCGACAAGACAATACGAAAGAAAAGAGTGCCCTTAGAGAAGTATTGAACGGGCTTAATAACCTTACGATGTACGCAACAAAATGGCTTCCTGATAACTACAAGGGAAAACGCATCCATGCATTTGGCAAGACAGAGTTTAGATCGTTAATTGAGTCTTCAATCGAGTATCGAAAAGCGACCATTGTAGAGCGGCTGAACGCGTTCGACCAATTGGCTGCAAACGCGCTGGATAGTTGTGATATTAAGCAGGAAATTCTTGAGCAAAAATTTAAAGAGTTCACAGGGAAAGATTATGGATCTGAGATTTACAGCCAAGAAATCAAAGTAAATCCAACGCTTACAGGTAATGTTCTTTTATTTGAATCGGAGTTCTACTCTGCAGTATTGGATGTAATTCGTAAAGAGGGCGACACAGCAGACATCGAAAAATACGCTACCTCGATCCTTCAGCTTCTAATCGGTGCATACGGGCAAGAACTCGTGCAAAAGGTTAATCAGGAGATATTTACAAAGGCCCCGGATGATCTCACAATACTGGACGACATCAGCGGCATGTTTCGCCTGGAATTTGACAAGATAGGAAACACAGCGCTTGGATTACTTCTCGCCTCGGGAGCTCGCTGCGAGGTAAATGATACCTCAGGAATTCAGGACATACTTCTCGCTGTTCTTCAAGAAGCATTGGAGCTTCTGTTCACTGAGGTGCTGGACTATCAATCGCTGATCGATAGTCATTGGCGCTACCTGTACTCACCGCGTGAAGATTGGGCCAAGTTCACAAAGATGGTGATCTTCCTGCACACAACCCGTAGTTACATGCTCCAACAGCTTGAAGCAAATATCGATGCTGACGCTGAAGGATATTATCACGATATGCTTAAGCTGCTGGATAGTAGCGATACAATTGAGGCAATCGGCACTGCAAACTATAATAACCTAATCGAGCGTGTATGCGGTAAAATTATCGAAAAAACTTCTATTTATCATTTAAATGGAAGCGTGAACGACTTCTATAATCCGTACAAAAATACTGTCATCCACGACGATGACGGGAAGATACCAACTGATCAAATCCATGTACCCTTTATGCTTACACAGAGCGGGGTCAAGCCACTTACGTCGATAAGCATGTCACGTCGTTACGTGGAGCTATTTGATAAATTCAAAGAGACAGATGCGATTATCGCTATCGGTTATAACTTCAACATTGATGACAACCATATTAATGGTCTGTTCCGACAGCTAATTGAAGATGAGGGCAAAACTCTATTCTGGGTGACCCCAATCGATGAAAAATCCGATGGTCATCTCACAAAAACGCTAGAAGAAAAAATGCGTCTTCCAACGTCTGTTAGAGATCAAGTTCATATAGTCCGCGTAAATCGAGAAAGCCGACAAACTGACGATGGATTATTATGGGTTGATCAAATCAGGGCAACTCTTGCCGAAAGCTCTGTAGAGAGTTCTGAGGCTAAATGACCCAAGCTCCAAACACCGCCGAGCAATATTCTGCGCATGTGCCTGCGTTGGCGACATTGATGGGGCTCGGTTGGGGTTATCTGCCGGCGGATAAGTGTGCGGCGCTGCGGGGTGGTAATAAGCAGGTCATCCTCAGAAGCGTGCTGATCGACGAGCTCAAGACGCGACGGTTCGACTATAAGGGCCAGAGCTATCCGCTATCGAATAACGCCATCGACCAGATTGTGCGCGACCTGTCCGCGCCGAAAATGCAGGAGGGCCTCGGCGAAGCGAATGAAAAGCTCTACCACATGCTCACCCTCGGCATCACCGTCACCGAGTTTGTGGAGGGTAAGAAGCATGCAGTCACCGTGCCCATCATCAACTGGGCGGAGCCGGAAAAGAACAGCTTTCTCGTCACCGATGAGCTGGAGGTTCTGACCACCGACGGCACCCGCACGCGCCGCCCGGATATTGTATGCTACGTCAACGGCCTGCCGCTGGTGATTATTGAGGCGAAGCGCCCGGATTCCGGCAATCCGAATAAATCCATGGTTGAGGAAGGAATCAGCCAATCGATCCGTAACCAGAAGAACGATGAGATCCCGCACCTCTTTGCCTATTCACAGCTGCTGATGTCGGTTAGCGGCACCGAGGGCCGCTATGCCACCACCAAAACGCCCAAGAAATTTTGGGCCACCTGGCATGAGGAGGAATTCGGCGAACCGCATTTCGCGCGTATCAAGAATGCGCCGCTGCCGCTGGCGGATCGCGACGCGCTACTGTTCGGGCGACCGCCATCGGTGCAGCGGCATTTCAACCGCCTGTGGGATGGTGAGCAATTCGTCACCGATCAGGACCGTTTGCTGATCAGCCTGTTGAGCCATGACCGGCTGCTTGAATTCATCCGCTATTTTATTATCTTTGATCGCAAAATCGGCAAGGTTGCCGCACGTTATCAGCAGGCTTTCGGTATTAAGGCACTGCTCAAACAGATAGCGAGTTTTCGGCCCGATGGCGGGCGTGAAGGCGGTGTGATCTGGCACACAACCGGCTCGGGCAAGAGCTTTACCATGGTCTTCCTGTGCAAAGCGCTGTTGCTGCGCGAAAGCCTCGCCGAGTGCCGGGTTGTGGTGGTGACAGACCGGGTCGATCTGGAGAAGCAACTGGCGCGCACGTTCCTGACCGGGGGTGCGCTCGGCCTCATGGATGGCGGACGACGTGAAGAGAACAAGGCGAAGGCGTCCACGGGGCGTGACCTTGCCAAACGGATCGGCCAGGGGAATGAGCGGATCATTTTCTCAATCATCAACAAGTTCGGAACCGCGTCCAAACTGCCGGAATGCTATAACCCATCAGAAAACATTATCGTCCTGATTGACGAAGGCCACCGCAGCCAGAGTGGTGAAAATCATGAGCGCATGAAGAAGGCGCTGCCCAATGCGTCCTATGTCGCGTTCACCGGCACGCCGCTGCTCAAGAACGATAAAACCACGAATAAGTTTGGCCCGATCATCCATGCCTACACCATGCAGCGGGCGGTGGAGGATGGCACGGTCACACCGCTGCTTTATGAAGAGCGCCGTCCAATCCTTGATATCAATGATACGGCAATCGACAAATGGTTCGATAAGATCACCGGCGACCTTTCGGACAAACAGAAGAGCGACCTGAAAGAGAAATACGGCAAGAAGGGGCAGGTCTATGGCGCGCAAGAGCGGATCAATCTTATTGCCTGGGATATCGCCACGCATTTCGAGGACAATTTCAAGGCGCTGAATAACGGGCTCAAAGGGCAGTTGGCGACCGACAGCAAGCTCTCAGCCATTCGTTATAAGAAGGCGTTGGACGCGACCGGCAAGGTAACCAGCGCCGTGGTGATCTCACCACCGGACACGCGCGAAGGCCATGAAGATGTTGATGAGTCCGAACTGCCAGAGGTTCAACAGTGGTGGAAGGACAACGTCCATGATGAGCCTGAGGAGTATGAGCGGAAGATCATCGAGGATTTTGGTGAGGAAGGCCCGCCTGATATTCTGATCGTCGTCGATAAGCTTCTCACCGGCTTTGATGAGCCCAAAAACGCGGTTCTGTATATCGATAAACCGCTGAAGCAGCACAATCTGATCCAGGCCATTGCGCGTGTTAACCGGCTGCATGAAGAAAAGAAATACGGTCTGCTTATCGATTATCGCGGCATCCTGAAGGAGCTGGATACGGCAATCTCGGAGTATCAAGACCTCGCCGAGCGCACCCAAGGCGGGTTTGATATCGATGACCTTGAAGGACTGTATACGGATGTCTCAACGGAGTACAAACGCATCCCCGGGCTCCATGATGCGCTCTGGGCCATCTTTTTTGGCGTCAAAAACAAAGGCGATCGTGAGCAATACCGTCAGCTTCTGATCCCAGCCTATGAAACTGACGATGACGGCGAGAGCATCGATGGCAACCAGAAGCGGCGCGAAGACTTTTATGATGCTCTGACGGAGTATGGGATGTGCCTGAAGGTAGCCCTCGGGTCGCAGTCCTTTTTTGAAG
This window encodes:
- a CDS encoding type I restriction-modification system subunit M, yielding MTTAIKQEEINKAVWSACDTFRGTVSADIYKDYVLTMLFLKYISDVWQDHYDRYKGEYGDEPELIAEMMKSERFILPESANFYTLHKRRHEAGNGERIDKALHAIEEANIGKLRDVFQDISFNSNKLGEEAQKNELLKDLLEDFAKDTLNLRPSRIGKLDIIGNAYEYLIKQFAADSGRKAGEFYTPPEVSELMAELVDPKEGDAICDPTCGSGSLLMKCGRLIQQRFEGSKKYALYGQEAIGSTWALAKMNMFLHGEDNHRIEWGDTIRNPKLLDGEDRLQHYDIVVANPPFSLDKWGHGSAEADRFSRFRRGIPPKTKGDYAFILHMIETMKPKTGRMAVVAPHGVLFRGSSEGKIRKQLVDENLLDCVIGLPEKLFYGTGIPAAILVLKKQKADNKVLFIDASREFQSGKNQNQLSDDNIKKIIETYQARETVDKYAYLATPDEIAENDYNLNIPRYVDTFEEEEEIDLMAVRAEREKLKAELAELETKMDGYLKELGYL
- a CDS encoding hydroxyacid dehydrogenase, which gives rise to MSQAEPPKGELILYQTEDGESQIQLRALDGTVWLTQAEIAELFDTTKQNVSLHLKNIFEDSELDEDSVVKESLTTAADGKGYRTKIYNLEAILAIGFRVRSPRATQFRRWANTALREYLVKGFVMNDERLKDPDADYFEELLARIRDIRSSEKLFYKKVLEIYATSIDYDPSDEASQRFFQTVQNKMHWAAHGHTAAEIVVKRADAAKDHMGLTAWANQSKGGPPRKADAVIAKNYLNQEEIEALNRIVTAYLEFAEVQAMNRKPMTMGDWITKLDDFLKLGDRDVLTHAGKVTAKLAKDKGSAEYERWHTRAINAPSPVEEHFIDAINKTKKLEAAKPKATRKRSIKKGTEE
- a CDS encoding DEAD/DEAH box helicase encodes the protein MTQAPNTAEQYSAHVPALATLMGLGWGYLPADKCAALRGGNKQVILRSVLIDELKTRRFDYKGQSYPLSNNAIDQIVRDLSAPKMQEGLGEANEKLYHMLTLGITVTEFVEGKKHAVTVPIINWAEPEKNSFLVTDELEVLTTDGTRTRRPDIVCYVNGLPLVIIEAKRPDSGNPNKSMVEEGISQSIRNQKNDEIPHLFAYSQLLMSVSGTEGRYATTKTPKKFWATWHEEEFGEPHFARIKNAPLPLADRDALLFGRPPSVQRHFNRLWDGEQFVTDQDRLLISLLSHDRLLEFIRYFIIFDRKIGKVAARYQQAFGIKALLKQIASFRPDGGREGGVIWHTTGSGKSFTMVFLCKALLLRESLAECRVVVVTDRVDLEKQLARTFLTGGALGLMDGGRREENKAKASTGRDLAKRIGQGNERIIFSIINKFGTASKLPECYNPSENIIVLIDEGHRSQSGENHERMKKALPNASYVAFTGTPLLKNDKTTNKFGPIIHAYTMQRAVEDGTVTPLLYEERRPILDINDTAIDKWFDKITGDLSDKQKSDLKEKYGKKGQVYGAQERINLIAWDIATHFEDNFKALNNGLKGQLATDSKLSAIRYKKALDATGKVTSAVVISPPDTREGHEDVDESELPEVQQWWKDNVHDEPEEYERKIIEDFGEEGPPDILIVVDKLLTGFDEPKNAVLYIDKPLKQHNLIQAIARVNRLHEEKKYGLLIDYRGILKELDTAISEYQDLAERTQGGFDIDDLEGLYTDVSTEYKRIPGLHDALWAIFFGVKNKGDREQYRQLLIPAYETDDDGESIDGNQKRREDFYDALTEYGMCLKVALGSQSFFEDPSITESQIARYKRDLKFFSEIRRTAKQDAQETIDFSAYEDQIRRLVDRHVVGEDIREADGVYLVNELGIKDDPEEWSEEKLRNETDLIKSRLKRTIEQELADDPYAQAHFSELLKQAIAEADALFEHPFKQYALFKEFEEGVKDRDIKAIPNIIADNKHARAYFGILTLEVPEGDPDEFAQIGLSLDSIVTTAVAENSLNTQNIEAAIRKNALPLLFKSIGLEKAKVAIEKLIDVTRVGLSRGDL